From one Suricata suricatta isolate VVHF042 chromosome 8, meerkat_22Aug2017_6uvM2_HiC, whole genome shotgun sequence genomic stretch:
- the SLC5A2 gene encoding sodium/glucose cotransporter 2 isoform X2 — MEEHMEAGSAPGLGNQRVLINNPADILVIAAYFLLVIGVGLWSMCRTNRGTVGGYFLAGRNMVWWPVGASLFASNIGSGHFVGLAGTGAASGLAVAGFEWNALFVVLLLGWLFAPVYLTAGVITMPQYLRKRFGGHRIRLYLSVLSLFLYIFTKISVDMFSGAVFIQQALGWNIYASVIALLGITMIYTVTGGLAALMYTDTVQTFVILGGAFILMGYAFHEVGGYSGLFDKYLGAMTSLTVSEDPAVGNISSSCYQPRPDSFHLLRDAVTGDLPWPALLLGLTIVSGWYWCSDQVIVQRCLAGKNLTHIKAGCILCGYLKLMPMFLMVMPGMISRILYPDEVACVVPEVCKHVCGTEVGCSNIAYPRLVVKLMPNGLRGLMLAVMLAALMSSLASIFNSSSTLFTMDIYMRLRPHAGDRELLLVGRLWVVFIVAVSMAWLPVVQAAQGGQLFDYIQAVSSYLAPPVSAVFVLALFVPRVNEKGAFWGLIGGLLMGLARLIPEFSFGSGTCVRPSACPALFCRVHYLYFAIVLFVCSGVLILVVSLCTAPIPRKHLHRLVFSLRHSKEPREDLDADELEGSTSPPVQNGCPEHAVEMEEPQSPGPGPFRRCLLWFCGMTSGGAGSPPAPSQEEVAAAARRLEDISEDSTWARVVNFNALLMMAVATFLWGFYA, encoded by the exons ATGGAGGAACACAtggaggcaggctctgcaccaggaCTGGGAAACCAGAGGGTCCTAATTAACAACCCTGCTGACATCCTGGTCATTGCTGCTTATTTCCTGCTGGTCATTGGTGTCGGCTTGTGG TCCATGTGCAGAACCAACAGAGGCACTGTTGGCGGCTACTTCCTCGCGGGACGGAACATGGTGTGGTGGCCG GTCGGGGCCTCTCTCTTTGCCAGCAACATCGGCAGTGGCCACTTTGTGGGCCTGGCAGGCACTGGTGCTGCAAGCGGCTTGGCCGTGGCTGGATTTGAGTGGAAT GCGCTGTTCGTGGTGCTGTTACTCGGCTGGCTCTTTGCGCCTGTGTACCTGACGGCGGGTGTTATTACCATGCCACAGTACCTGCGCAAGCGCTTCGGAGGCCATCGTATCCGCCTCTACTTGTCAGTGCTCTCGCTTTTTCTGTACATCTTTACCAAGATTTCG GTGGACATGTTCTCCGGGGCAGTATTCATtcaacaggctctgggctggaacATCTATGCCTCCGTCATCGCCCTTCTGGGCATCACCATGATCTACACTGTGACAG GAGGGCTGGCAGCGCTGATGTACACGGATACGGTGCAGACCTTCGTCATTCTTGGGGGAGCCTTCATCCTCATGGGTTACG CCTTCCATGAGGTAGGCGGGTATTCGGGGCTTTTCGATAAATACTTGGGGGCAATGACTTCGCTGACGGTCTCTGAGGATCCGGCCGTGGGCAACATCTCAAGTTCCTGCTATCAACCCCGGCCCGACTCCTTCCACCTGCTCCGGGACGCTGTGACGGGGGACCTGCCATGGCCTGCACTGCTCCTGGGTCTTACCATCGTCTCGGGCTGGTACTGGTGCAGCGACCAG GTCATCGTGCAGCGCTGTCTGGCCGGGAAGAACCTGACTCACATCAAGGCGGGCTGCATACTGTGTGGCTACTTGAAACTGATGCCCATGTTCCTTATGGTCATGCCGGGAATGATCAGCCGCATTCTTTATCCAG ATGAGGTGGCGTGTGTGGTGCCTGAGGTGTGTAAGCATGTGTGCGGTACAGAGGTGGGCTGCTCCAACATCGCCTACCCGCGGCTGGTCGTGAAACTCATGCCCAATG GTTTGCGTGGACTCATGCTGGCGGTCATGCTGGCCGCACTCATGTCCTCACTGGCCTCCATCTTCAACAGCAGCAGCACGCTTTTCACCATGGATATCTACATGCGCCTGCGGCCCCACGCAGGGGACCGCGAACTGCTGCTCGTAGGACG GCTCTGGGTGGTGTTCATTGTGGCGGTGTCCATGGCCTGGCTACCCGTGGTGCAGGCGGCGCAGGGCGGGCAGCTCTTTGATTACATCCAGGCAGTGTCCAGCTACCTGGCGCCACCTGTGTCTGCCGTCTTTGTGCTGGCGCTGTTTGTGCCCCGCGTCAACGAGAAG GGTGCCTTCTGGGGACTGATCGGGGGCCTGCTTATGGGGCTGGCGCGCCTCATTCCCGAGTTCTCCTTTGGCTCCGGCACCTGTGTACGACCCTCAGCGTGCCCGGCACTCTTCTGCCGTGTGCACTACCTCTACTTTGCCATTGTGCTCTTCGTCTGCTCTGGCGTCCTCATTCTTGTGGTCTCACTGTGCACGGCACCCATCCCACGCAAGCAC CTCCACCGCCTGGTTTTCAGTCTACGGCACAGCAAGGAGCCGCGGGAGGACCTGGATGCTGATGAACTAGAAGGTTCAACCTCACCCCCTGTACAGAATGGGTGTCCTGAGCATGCAGTGGAGATGGAGG AGCCCCAGTCCCCAGGACCAGGCCCGTTCCGCCGGTGCCTGCTCTGGTTCTGTGGAATGACCAGTGGTGGGGCGGGTAGTCCCCCGGCCCCTAGCCAGGAGGAAGTGGCTGCAGCAGCCAGGCGGCTGGAGGACATCAGCGAGGACTCGACTTGGGCCCGTGTGGTCAACTTCAATGCCCTGCTAATGATGGCCGTGGCCACGTTCCTGTGGGGCTTTTATGCCTGA
- the SLC5A2 gene encoding sodium/glucose cotransporter 2 isoform X4, with translation MEAGSAPGLGNQRVLINNPADILVIAAYFLLVIGVGLWSMCRTNRGTVGGYFLAGRNMVWWPVGASLFASNIGSGHFVGLAGTGAASGLAVAGFEWNALFVVLLLGWLFAPVYLTAGVITMPQYLRKRFGGHRIRLYLSVLSLFLYIFTKISVDMFSGAVFIQQALGWNIYASVIALLGITMIYTVTGGLAALMYTDTVQTFVILGGAFILMGYAFHEVGGYSGLFDKYLGAMTSLTVSEDPAVGNISSSCYQPRPDSFHLLRDAVTGDLPWPALLLGLTIVSGWYWCSDQVIVQRCLAGKNLTHIKAGCILCGYLKLMPMFLMVMPGMISRILYPDEVACVVPEVCKHVCGTEVGCSNIAYPRLVVKLMPNGLRGLMLAVMLAALMSSLASIFNSSSTLFTMDIYMRLRPHAGDRELLLVGRLWVVFIVAVSMAWLPVVQAAQGGQLFDYIQAVSSYLAPPVSAVFVLALFVPRVNEKGAFWGLIGGLLMGLARLIPEFSFGSGTCVRPSACPALFCRVHYLYFAIVLFVCSGVLILVVSLCTAPIPRKHLHRLVFSLRHSKEPREDLDADELEGSTSPPVQNGCPEHAVEMEALLPSSTVADPKSVQ, from the exons AtggaggcaggctctgcaccaggaCTGGGAAACCAGAGGGTCCTAATTAACAACCCTGCTGACATCCTGGTCATTGCTGCTTATTTCCTGCTGGTCATTGGTGTCGGCTTGTGG TCCATGTGCAGAACCAACAGAGGCACTGTTGGCGGCTACTTCCTCGCGGGACGGAACATGGTGTGGTGGCCG GTCGGGGCCTCTCTCTTTGCCAGCAACATCGGCAGTGGCCACTTTGTGGGCCTGGCAGGCACTGGTGCTGCAAGCGGCTTGGCCGTGGCTGGATTTGAGTGGAAT GCGCTGTTCGTGGTGCTGTTACTCGGCTGGCTCTTTGCGCCTGTGTACCTGACGGCGGGTGTTATTACCATGCCACAGTACCTGCGCAAGCGCTTCGGAGGCCATCGTATCCGCCTCTACTTGTCAGTGCTCTCGCTTTTTCTGTACATCTTTACCAAGATTTCG GTGGACATGTTCTCCGGGGCAGTATTCATtcaacaggctctgggctggaacATCTATGCCTCCGTCATCGCCCTTCTGGGCATCACCATGATCTACACTGTGACAG GAGGGCTGGCAGCGCTGATGTACACGGATACGGTGCAGACCTTCGTCATTCTTGGGGGAGCCTTCATCCTCATGGGTTACG CCTTCCATGAGGTAGGCGGGTATTCGGGGCTTTTCGATAAATACTTGGGGGCAATGACTTCGCTGACGGTCTCTGAGGATCCGGCCGTGGGCAACATCTCAAGTTCCTGCTATCAACCCCGGCCCGACTCCTTCCACCTGCTCCGGGACGCTGTGACGGGGGACCTGCCATGGCCTGCACTGCTCCTGGGTCTTACCATCGTCTCGGGCTGGTACTGGTGCAGCGACCAG GTCATCGTGCAGCGCTGTCTGGCCGGGAAGAACCTGACTCACATCAAGGCGGGCTGCATACTGTGTGGCTACTTGAAACTGATGCCCATGTTCCTTATGGTCATGCCGGGAATGATCAGCCGCATTCTTTATCCAG ATGAGGTGGCGTGTGTGGTGCCTGAGGTGTGTAAGCATGTGTGCGGTACAGAGGTGGGCTGCTCCAACATCGCCTACCCGCGGCTGGTCGTGAAACTCATGCCCAATG GTTTGCGTGGACTCATGCTGGCGGTCATGCTGGCCGCACTCATGTCCTCACTGGCCTCCATCTTCAACAGCAGCAGCACGCTTTTCACCATGGATATCTACATGCGCCTGCGGCCCCACGCAGGGGACCGCGAACTGCTGCTCGTAGGACG GCTCTGGGTGGTGTTCATTGTGGCGGTGTCCATGGCCTGGCTACCCGTGGTGCAGGCGGCGCAGGGCGGGCAGCTCTTTGATTACATCCAGGCAGTGTCCAGCTACCTGGCGCCACCTGTGTCTGCCGTCTTTGTGCTGGCGCTGTTTGTGCCCCGCGTCAACGAGAAG GGTGCCTTCTGGGGACTGATCGGGGGCCTGCTTATGGGGCTGGCGCGCCTCATTCCCGAGTTCTCCTTTGGCTCCGGCACCTGTGTACGACCCTCAGCGTGCCCGGCACTCTTCTGCCGTGTGCACTACCTCTACTTTGCCATTGTGCTCTTCGTCTGCTCTGGCGTCCTCATTCTTGTGGTCTCACTGTGCACGGCACCCATCCCACGCAAGCAC CTCCACCGCCTGGTTTTCAGTCTACGGCACAGCAAGGAGCCGCGGGAGGACCTGGATGCTGATGAACTAGAAGGTTCAACCTCACCCCCTGTACAGAATGGGTGTCCTGAGCATGCAGTGGAGATGGAGG CCCTGCTCCCCTCAAGCACCGTTGCTGACCCCAAGTCTGTTCAGTAG
- the SLC5A2 gene encoding sodium/glucose cotransporter 2 isoform X3: MEAGSAPGLGNQRVLINNPADILVIAAYFLLVIGVGLWSMCRTNRGTVGGYFLAGRNMVWWPVGASLFASNIGSGHFVGLAGTGAASGLAVAGFEWNALFVVLLLGWLFAPVYLTAGVITMPQYLRKRFGGHRIRLYLSVLSLFLYIFTKISVDMFSGAVFIQQALGWNIYASVIALLGITMIYTVTGGLAALMYTDTVQTFVILGGAFILMGYAFHEVGGYSGLFDKYLGAMTSLTVSEDPAVGNISSSCYQPRPDSFHLLRDAVTGDLPWPALLLGLTIVSGWYWCSDQVIVQRCLAGKNLTHIKAGCILCGYLKLMPMFLMVMPGMISRILYPDEVACVVPEVCKHVCGTEVGCSNIAYPRLVVKLMPNGLRGLMLAVMLAALMSSLASIFNSSSTLFTMDIYMRLRPHAGDRELLLVGRCGLGFPQGAFWGLIGGLLMGLARLIPEFSFGSGTCVRPSACPALFCRVHYLYFAIVLFVCSGVLILVVSLCTAPIPRKHLHRLVFSLRHSKEPREDLDADELEGSTSPPVQNGCPEHAVEMEGRHLSLEPQSPGPGPFRRCLLWFCGMTSGGAGSPPAPSQEEVAAAARRLEDISEDSTWARVVNFNALLMMAVATFLWGFYA, from the exons AtggaggcaggctctgcaccaggaCTGGGAAACCAGAGGGTCCTAATTAACAACCCTGCTGACATCCTGGTCATTGCTGCTTATTTCCTGCTGGTCATTGGTGTCGGCTTGTGG TCCATGTGCAGAACCAACAGAGGCACTGTTGGCGGCTACTTCCTCGCGGGACGGAACATGGTGTGGTGGCCG GTCGGGGCCTCTCTCTTTGCCAGCAACATCGGCAGTGGCCACTTTGTGGGCCTGGCAGGCACTGGTGCTGCAAGCGGCTTGGCCGTGGCTGGATTTGAGTGGAAT GCGCTGTTCGTGGTGCTGTTACTCGGCTGGCTCTTTGCGCCTGTGTACCTGACGGCGGGTGTTATTACCATGCCACAGTACCTGCGCAAGCGCTTCGGAGGCCATCGTATCCGCCTCTACTTGTCAGTGCTCTCGCTTTTTCTGTACATCTTTACCAAGATTTCG GTGGACATGTTCTCCGGGGCAGTATTCATtcaacaggctctgggctggaacATCTATGCCTCCGTCATCGCCCTTCTGGGCATCACCATGATCTACACTGTGACAG GAGGGCTGGCAGCGCTGATGTACACGGATACGGTGCAGACCTTCGTCATTCTTGGGGGAGCCTTCATCCTCATGGGTTACG CCTTCCATGAGGTAGGCGGGTATTCGGGGCTTTTCGATAAATACTTGGGGGCAATGACTTCGCTGACGGTCTCTGAGGATCCGGCCGTGGGCAACATCTCAAGTTCCTGCTATCAACCCCGGCCCGACTCCTTCCACCTGCTCCGGGACGCTGTGACGGGGGACCTGCCATGGCCTGCACTGCTCCTGGGTCTTACCATCGTCTCGGGCTGGTACTGGTGCAGCGACCAG GTCATCGTGCAGCGCTGTCTGGCCGGGAAGAACCTGACTCACATCAAGGCGGGCTGCATACTGTGTGGCTACTTGAAACTGATGCCCATGTTCCTTATGGTCATGCCGGGAATGATCAGCCGCATTCTTTATCCAG ATGAGGTGGCGTGTGTGGTGCCTGAGGTGTGTAAGCATGTGTGCGGTACAGAGGTGGGCTGCTCCAACATCGCCTACCCGCGGCTGGTCGTGAAACTCATGCCCAATG GTTTGCGTGGACTCATGCTGGCGGTCATGCTGGCCGCACTCATGTCCTCACTGGCCTCCATCTTCAACAGCAGCAGCACGCTTTTCACCATGGATATCTACATGCGCCTGCGGCCCCACGCAGGGGACCGCGAACTGCTGCTCGTAGGACGGTGCGGCCTGGGTTTCCCCCAG GGTGCCTTCTGGGGACTGATCGGGGGCCTGCTTATGGGGCTGGCGCGCCTCATTCCCGAGTTCTCCTTTGGCTCCGGCACCTGTGTACGACCCTCAGCGTGCCCGGCACTCTTCTGCCGTGTGCACTACCTCTACTTTGCCATTGTGCTCTTCGTCTGCTCTGGCGTCCTCATTCTTGTGGTCTCACTGTGCACGGCACCCATCCCACGCAAGCAC CTCCACCGCCTGGTTTTCAGTCTACGGCACAGCAAGGAGCCGCGGGAGGACCTGGATGCTGATGAACTAGAAGGTTCAACCTCACCCCCTGTACAGAATGGGTGTCCTGAGCATGCAGTGGAGATGGAGG GGCGTCATTTGTCCCTAGAGCCCCAGTCCCCAGGACCAGGCCCGTTCCGCCGGTGCCTGCTCTGGTTCTGTGGAATGACCAGTGGTGGGGCGGGTAGTCCCCCGGCCCCTAGCCAGGAGGAAGTGGCTGCAGCAGCCAGGCGGCTGGAGGACATCAGCGAGGACTCGACTTGGGCCCGTGTGGTCAACTTCAATGCCCTGCTAATGATGGCCGTGGCCACGTTCCTGTGGGGCTTTTATGCCTGA
- the SLC5A2 gene encoding sodium/glucose cotransporter 2 isoform X1, whose amino-acid sequence MEAGSAPGLGNQRVLINNPADILVIAAYFLLVIGVGLWSMCRTNRGTVGGYFLAGRNMVWWPVGASLFASNIGSGHFVGLAGTGAASGLAVAGFEWNALFVVLLLGWLFAPVYLTAGVITMPQYLRKRFGGHRIRLYLSVLSLFLYIFTKISVDMFSGAVFIQQALGWNIYASVIALLGITMIYTVTGGLAALMYTDTVQTFVILGGAFILMGYAFHEVGGYSGLFDKYLGAMTSLTVSEDPAVGNISSSCYQPRPDSFHLLRDAVTGDLPWPALLLGLTIVSGWYWCSDQVIVQRCLAGKNLTHIKAGCILCGYLKLMPMFLMVMPGMISRILYPDEVACVVPEVCKHVCGTEVGCSNIAYPRLVVKLMPNGLRGLMLAVMLAALMSSLASIFNSSSTLFTMDIYMRLRPHAGDRELLLVGRLWVVFIVAVSMAWLPVVQAAQGGQLFDYIQAVSSYLAPPVSAVFVLALFVPRVNEKGAFWGLIGGLLMGLARLIPEFSFGSGTCVRPSACPALFCRVHYLYFAIVLFVCSGVLILVVSLCTAPIPRKHLHRLVFSLRHSKEPREDLDADELEGSTSPPVQNGCPEHAVEMEGRHLSLEPQSPGPGPFRRCLLWFCGMTSGGAGSPPAPSQEEVAAAARRLEDISEDSTWARVVNFNALLMMAVATFLWGFYA is encoded by the exons AtggaggcaggctctgcaccaggaCTGGGAAACCAGAGGGTCCTAATTAACAACCCTGCTGACATCCTGGTCATTGCTGCTTATTTCCTGCTGGTCATTGGTGTCGGCTTGTGG TCCATGTGCAGAACCAACAGAGGCACTGTTGGCGGCTACTTCCTCGCGGGACGGAACATGGTGTGGTGGCCG GTCGGGGCCTCTCTCTTTGCCAGCAACATCGGCAGTGGCCACTTTGTGGGCCTGGCAGGCACTGGTGCTGCAAGCGGCTTGGCCGTGGCTGGATTTGAGTGGAAT GCGCTGTTCGTGGTGCTGTTACTCGGCTGGCTCTTTGCGCCTGTGTACCTGACGGCGGGTGTTATTACCATGCCACAGTACCTGCGCAAGCGCTTCGGAGGCCATCGTATCCGCCTCTACTTGTCAGTGCTCTCGCTTTTTCTGTACATCTTTACCAAGATTTCG GTGGACATGTTCTCCGGGGCAGTATTCATtcaacaggctctgggctggaacATCTATGCCTCCGTCATCGCCCTTCTGGGCATCACCATGATCTACACTGTGACAG GAGGGCTGGCAGCGCTGATGTACACGGATACGGTGCAGACCTTCGTCATTCTTGGGGGAGCCTTCATCCTCATGGGTTACG CCTTCCATGAGGTAGGCGGGTATTCGGGGCTTTTCGATAAATACTTGGGGGCAATGACTTCGCTGACGGTCTCTGAGGATCCGGCCGTGGGCAACATCTCAAGTTCCTGCTATCAACCCCGGCCCGACTCCTTCCACCTGCTCCGGGACGCTGTGACGGGGGACCTGCCATGGCCTGCACTGCTCCTGGGTCTTACCATCGTCTCGGGCTGGTACTGGTGCAGCGACCAG GTCATCGTGCAGCGCTGTCTGGCCGGGAAGAACCTGACTCACATCAAGGCGGGCTGCATACTGTGTGGCTACTTGAAACTGATGCCCATGTTCCTTATGGTCATGCCGGGAATGATCAGCCGCATTCTTTATCCAG ATGAGGTGGCGTGTGTGGTGCCTGAGGTGTGTAAGCATGTGTGCGGTACAGAGGTGGGCTGCTCCAACATCGCCTACCCGCGGCTGGTCGTGAAACTCATGCCCAATG GTTTGCGTGGACTCATGCTGGCGGTCATGCTGGCCGCACTCATGTCCTCACTGGCCTCCATCTTCAACAGCAGCAGCACGCTTTTCACCATGGATATCTACATGCGCCTGCGGCCCCACGCAGGGGACCGCGAACTGCTGCTCGTAGGACG GCTCTGGGTGGTGTTCATTGTGGCGGTGTCCATGGCCTGGCTACCCGTGGTGCAGGCGGCGCAGGGCGGGCAGCTCTTTGATTACATCCAGGCAGTGTCCAGCTACCTGGCGCCACCTGTGTCTGCCGTCTTTGTGCTGGCGCTGTTTGTGCCCCGCGTCAACGAGAAG GGTGCCTTCTGGGGACTGATCGGGGGCCTGCTTATGGGGCTGGCGCGCCTCATTCCCGAGTTCTCCTTTGGCTCCGGCACCTGTGTACGACCCTCAGCGTGCCCGGCACTCTTCTGCCGTGTGCACTACCTCTACTTTGCCATTGTGCTCTTCGTCTGCTCTGGCGTCCTCATTCTTGTGGTCTCACTGTGCACGGCACCCATCCCACGCAAGCAC CTCCACCGCCTGGTTTTCAGTCTACGGCACAGCAAGGAGCCGCGGGAGGACCTGGATGCTGATGAACTAGAAGGTTCAACCTCACCCCCTGTACAGAATGGGTGTCCTGAGCATGCAGTGGAGATGGAGG GGCGTCATTTGTCCCTAGAGCCCCAGTCCCCAGGACCAGGCCCGTTCCGCCGGTGCCTGCTCTGGTTCTGTGGAATGACCAGTGGTGGGGCGGGTAGTCCCCCGGCCCCTAGCCAGGAGGAAGTGGCTGCAGCAGCCAGGCGGCTGGAGGACATCAGCGAGGACTCGACTTGGGCCCGTGTGGTCAACTTCAATGCCCTGCTAATGATGGCCGTGGCCACGTTCCTGTGGGGCTTTTATGCCTGA
- the C8H16orf58 gene encoding RUS1 family protein C16orf58 homolog — protein MADSTGLKAPLCSEQFGSGAARGCFAAADGSLQWEARGWRWWELCGAFTVKPQGRDGGGGGALGTASPLSGLLAVFLPQGFPDSVSPDYLPYQLWDSVQAFASSLSGSLATHAVLLGIGVGNAKASVSAATATWLVKDSTGMLGRIIFAWWKGSKLDCNAKQWRLFADILNDIAMFLEIMAPVFPVFFTMTVCTSNLAKCIVGVAGGATRAALTMHQARRNNMADVSAKDSSQETLVNLAGLLVSLLMLPLVSHCPSFSLGCFFFLTALHIYANYRAVRALVIETLNEGRLRLVLTHFLQRGEVLGPASANQMEPLWTGFWPSLTLSLGVPLHRLTSSVFELHQLLEGHQEPYLLRWDLSQNQVQVVLSQTAGPETILRAATHGLVLEALQGDGPLPRGLEELRNRARAGPEKDSWAIVRDTHQVLDKLFPQFLKGLQDAGWKTEKHQLEVDEWRATWPLSPEKKVL, from the exons ATGGCTGACAGCACGGGTCTTAAAGCCCCGCTGTGCTCTGAACAGTTCGGTTCCGGGGCGGCCCGGGGCTGCTTCGCCGCAGCCGACGGGAGCTTGCAGTGGGAAGCTCGCGGGTGGCGCTGGTGGGAGCTCTGCGGGGCCTTCACAGTGAAACCCCAAGGACGGGATGGCGGCGGAGGCGGGGCTCTCGGGACGGCCTCACCTCTCTCGGGTCTCTTAGCAGTGTTCCTGCCGCAGGGCTTCCCCGATAGCGTCAGCCCGGACTATCTGCCCTACCAGCTCTGGGATTCCGTGCAG gccTTTGCTTCCAGCCTCTCAGGCTCCCTGGCCACCCACGCAGTCTTGCTGGGCATAGGGGTCGGGAACGCCAAAGCTTCTGTCTCAGCTGCCACTGCCACCTGGTTGGTGAAAG ATTCAACCGGCATGCTGGGTCGCATCATCTTTGCCTGGTGGAAGGG GAGTAAACTGGACTGCAATGCCAAGCAGTGGAG gcttttTGCTGATATCCTCAATGATATAGCTATGTTCCTTGAGATTATGGCTCCcgtttttccagtctttttcacCATGACCGTCTGTACCAGCAACCTGGCCAAG TGCATTGTGGGTGTGGCCGGTGGGGCCACTCGGGCGGCCCTGACCATGCACCAGGCCCGGAGAAACAACATGGCGGATGTATCAGCCAAGGATAGCAGTCAG GAGACACTGGTAAACCTGGCCGGGCTCCTGGTCAGCCTCTTGATGCTTCCCCTGGTGTCACATTGCCCTAG CTTCAGCCTCGgttgtttcttcttcctcactgCCCTTCACATCTACGCCAATTACCGGGCAGTCCGAGCCCTTGTCATAGAGACCTTGAACGAAGGCCGGCTCCGGCTGGTCCTGACGCACTTCCTTCAGAGGGGAGAGGTGCTCGGCCCCGCTTCAGCTAATCAGATGGAGCCACTGTGGACAG GTTTTTGGCCATCTCTGACTCTATCCTTGGGGGTCCCGCTACACCGCCTGACCTCCAG TGTCTTTGAGCTGCATCAGCTGCTTGAGGGGCACCAAGAACCCTACCTCCTTCGCTGGGACCTGTCACAAA ACCAGGTGCAAGTCGTTTTGAGCCAGACGGCAGGCCCTGAAACCATCCTAAGGGCCGCCACACACGGGCTGGTGCTGGAAGCCCTGCAGGGAGATGGGCCCCTCCCAAGAGGGCTGGAGGAACTGAGGAACCGCGCACGGGCAG GTCCAGAGAAAGACAGCTGGGCCATCGTCAGGGACACACACCAAGTGTTGGACAAGCTCTTTCCACAGTTCTTGAAAG GTCTGCAGGATGCAGGCTGGAAGACTGAGAAGCACCAGCTAGAGGTGGATGAGTGGAGGGCCACATGGCCTCTGTCTCCAGAAAAGAAGGTCTTGTGA